A stretch of Crossiella cryophila DNA encodes these proteins:
- a CDS encoding DUF5994 family protein → MTSGSTQRQDFQPPAAGAVQHESRVQVKPVDASPGFLDGGWWPNSMDLTRGLPALLAALRERLGPVTRVTYHLEHWLPAPRRLTVGGRVVRLEGYRSPDPRTITVTGQTGQRLVLLVVPPETTEAEARRVLDLTAGPDNRDSAASLLGVISQADQH, encoded by the coding sequence ATGACGTCGGGATCCACGCAACGCCAGGACTTCCAGCCCCCAGCCGCCGGCGCCGTGCAGCACGAGTCCCGGGTCCAGGTGAAGCCGGTGGACGCGAGTCCCGGCTTCCTCGACGGTGGCTGGTGGCCCAACAGCATGGACCTCACCAGGGGCCTGCCCGCACTGCTGGCCGCGCTGCGCGAACGGCTGGGCCCGGTCACCAGGGTCACCTACCACCTGGAGCACTGGCTGCCAGCGCCCCGGCGGCTCACCGTCGGCGGCCGGGTGGTGCGGCTGGAGGGCTACCGCTCGCCCGATCCGCGCACCATCACGGTGACCGGCCAGACCGGGCAACGGCTGGTGCTGCTGGTGGTGCCGCCGGAGACGACCGAGGCCGAGGCGCGCCGGGTGCTGGACCTGACCGCCGGGCCGGACAACCGGGACAGCGCCGCGAGCCTGCTCGGTGTGATCAGCCAGGCCGACCAGCACTGA